The following are from one region of the Nymphalis io chromosome 21, ilAglIoxx1.1, whole genome shotgun sequence genome:
- the LOC126776886 gene encoding fibroin light chain-like, translating into MLPVALVLFVAQSAFAAPSVVGVQFKDFNEIAPVPDNGNLVSSFVTDGSFGYIDGGDTPLYAQMLIQSINDLANRRDSASQAAAVVQTISTIGELANGVPGDACEAAALINAYANFVSTGNRAGLRSALVNYVQRVAGYVDTIVQLVVNPNSVRYSSGPRGKCLGGGRSYQFEETWDAILDKSNAYQIDLVNEEYCASKRLYNALNIRSNNLAAAVTASSTAPVIQIIQNALAPLAQFLRVVAKGGNPVQAGATAKVALLESLSKMKY; encoded by the exons ATGTTGCCCGTAGCACTGGTGTTATTTGTCGCTCAG aGCGCATTCGCCGCACCATCAGTGGTGGGCGTCCAATTCAAAGATTTCAACGAGATCGCTCCAGTTCCTGACAATGGCAATCTAGTAtcaag tttcgtcACTGACGGTTCATTCGGTTACATCGATGGCGGCGATACCCCTCTTTACGCACAAATGCTCATACAATCCATCAATGACCTGGCGAACAGACGCGACTCTGCTTCCCAGGCAGCTGCTGTTGTCCAAACTATTAGCACAATCGGTGAGCTCGCTAACGGCGTCCCTGGTGATGCTTGTGAGGCAGCTGCT CTCATAAACGCCTACGCGAACTTCGTCAGCACTGGCAACAGAGCCGGTCTTCGCTCCGCACTCGTCAACTACGTGCAACGCGTGGCTGGATACGTAGACACCATCGTCCAGCTCGTCGTCAACCCCAACAGCGTCCGTTACTCG AGTGGTCCAAGAGGGAAATGCCTGGGTGGTGGAAGATCCTACCAATTTGAAGAAACTTGGGACGCTATCCTTGACAAATCCAATGCTTACCAAATCGA CCTCGTGAATGAGGAGTACTGTGCCTCCAAGCGTCTGTACAACGCGTTGAACATCCGCAGCAACAACCTGGCCGCTGCTGTCACCGCCTCCTCCACCGCCCCAGTTATCCAGATCATACAAAACGCGCTCGCACCACTTGCACAA TTCTTGAGAGTAGTCGCTAAAGGTGGAAACCCAGTTCAAGCAGGAGCCACCGCCAAAGTCGCTCTTCTTGAATCACTCTCCAAAATGAAGTACTGA